One Citrobacter amalonaticus genomic window carries:
- the moaB gene encoding molybdenum cofactor biosynthesis protein B — MSQVSAEFIPTRIAILTVSNRRGEEDDTSGHFLRDSAQEAGHQIIDKAIVKENRYAIRAQVSAWIASDAVQVVLVTGGTGLTEGDQAPEALLPLFDREVEGFGEVFRMLSFEEIGTATLQSRAVAGVANKTLIFAMPGSTKACRTAWDNIIAPQLDARTRPCNFHPHLKK; from the coding sequence ATGAGTCAGGTAAGCGCTGAATTCATTCCGACCCGCATTGCTATTTTGACGGTATCTAATCGTCGTGGCGAAGAGGACGATACCTCCGGCCATTTTCTGCGTGATTCCGCGCAGGAAGCGGGGCATCAGATTATCGATAAAGCGATTGTCAAAGAGAACCGTTACGCCATTCGCGCGCAGGTTTCAGCATGGATTGCCAGTGATGCGGTGCAGGTGGTGTTGGTCACCGGCGGCACGGGCCTGACCGAAGGCGACCAGGCTCCGGAAGCGCTGCTGCCGTTATTTGATCGCGAAGTGGAAGGCTTCGGCGAAGTGTTTCGTATGCTGTCGTTTGAAGAGATCGGCACGGCTACGCTGCAGTCGCGCGCGGTGGCGGGCGTGGCCAACAAAACGCTGATTTTCGCGATGCCAGGCTCCACCAAAGCCTGCCGTACCGCGTGGGACAATATCATTGCACCGCAGCTTGATGCCCGTACGCGTCCCTGTAATTTTCACCCACATCTGAAGAAGTAA
- the moaC gene encoding cyclic pyranopterin monophosphate synthase MoaC — MSQLTHINAAGEAHMVDVSTKAETVREARAEAFVTMRSETLAMIIDGSHHKGDVFATARIAGIQAAKRTWELIPLCHPLLLSKVEVQLQAQPEHNRVRVESLCRLTGKTGVEMEALTAASVAALTIYDMCKAVQKDMVIGPVRLLAKSGGKSGDFKADSND; from the coding sequence ATGTCGCAACTGACTCACATAAACGCCGCCGGTGAAGCGCACATGGTGGATGTCTCCACAAAAGCGGAGACCGTCCGCGAAGCGCGCGCTGAAGCCTTTGTCACCATGCGCAGCGAAACGCTGGCCATGATTATCGACGGCAGCCACCACAAGGGCGATGTGTTCGCCACCGCGCGTATTGCCGGTATTCAGGCGGCAAAGCGCACCTGGGAGCTGATCCCGCTGTGCCATCCGTTGCTGTTGAGCAAAGTGGAAGTACAACTGCAGGCGCAACCTGAACACAATCGTGTCCGTGTTGAATCGCTGTGTCGTCTTACCGGCAAAACCGGGGTGGAGATGGAAGCGCTGACGGCGGCGTCCGTGGCCGCGTTGACCATTTACGACATGTGCAAAGCGGTGCAGAAAGATATGGTGATTGGTCCGGTGCGTCTGCTGGCGAAAAGCGGCGGTAAGTCTGGCGATTTTAAGGCGGATTCGAATGATTAA
- the moaD gene encoding molybdopterin synthase sulfur carrier subunit, translating into MIKVLFFAQVRELVGTDTLDVAADFPTVEALRQHLAANSNRWALALEDGKLLAAVNQTLVSFDHPLTAGDEVAFFPPVTGG; encoded by the coding sequence ATGATTAAGGTTTTGTTCTTCGCTCAGGTTCGCGAACTGGTGGGTACCGATACGCTGGATGTGGCGGCAGATTTCCCGACGGTGGAAGCGCTGCGTCAGCATCTGGCTGCTAACAGCAACCGTTGGGCGCTGGCGCTGGAAGACGGCAAGCTGCTGGCGGCGGTAAACCAGACGCTGGTGAGCTTTGATCATCCGCTGACGGCGGGTGATGAAGTGGCTTTCTTTCCTCCGGTCACGGGAGGCTGA
- the moaE gene encoding molybdopterin synthase catalytic subunit MoaE has product MAETKIVVGPAPFSVGDEYPWLAARDEDGAVVTFTGKVRNHNLGDSVKALTLEHYPGMTEKALAEIVDEARARWPLGRVTVIHRIGELWPGDEIVFVGVTSSHRSSAFEAGQFIMDYLKTRAPFWKREATPEGERWVEARDSDRQAAKRW; this is encoded by the coding sequence ATGGCGGAAACAAAAATTGTGGTCGGGCCTGCGCCGTTCAGCGTGGGGGATGAATATCCCTGGCTGGCGGCACGCGACGAAGACGGTGCGGTGGTGACTTTCACGGGTAAAGTGCGCAACCATAATCTCGGCGACAGCGTGAAGGCGCTCACGCTGGAGCACTATCCGGGAATGACGGAAAAAGCGCTGGCGGAGATTGTCGACGAGGCGCGGGCGCGCTGGCCGCTGGGACGCGTCACGGTGATTCACCGGATTGGCGAACTGTGGCCGGGCGATGAAATCGTCTTTGTCGGCGTCACCAGTTCGCACCGCAGCAGTGCGTTTGAGGCCGGGCAGTTCATCATGGACTATCTGAAGACGCGTGCGCCGTTCTGGAAGCGTGAAGCCACGCCGGAAGGCGAGCGCTGGGTGGAAGCCCGCGACAGCGATCGGCAGGCGGCAAAACGCTGGTAG
- a CDS encoding Bax inhibitor-1 family protein, which produces MDRFPRSESIVQARSGLQTYMAQVYGWMTVGLLLTAFIAWYAANTPAVMMFVFSSKITFFGLIIAQLALVFVLSGLVHKLSAGMATTLFMLYSALTGLTLSSIFVVYTYSSIASTFVVTGGMFGVMSLWGYTTKRDLSGWGNMLFMALIGIILASLVNFWLKSEALMWAVTYIGVVVFVGLTAYDTQKLKNIGEQIDVRDSSNLRKYSILGALTLYLDFINLFLMLLRILGNRR; this is translated from the coding sequence ATGGACCGATTTCCACGATCCGAATCAATCGTGCAGGCGCGTTCCGGCCTGCAAACCTATATGGCGCAGGTATACGGCTGGATGACGGTCGGGTTGCTGCTTACCGCGTTTATTGCGTGGTATGCGGCGAATACGCCAGCCGTCATGATGTTCGTCTTTTCCAGCAAAATTACGTTCTTCGGTTTAATCATCGCTCAACTGGCGCTGGTCTTTGTGCTGTCTGGCTTGGTGCATAAACTCAGTGCCGGCATGGCGACGACGCTGTTTATGCTCTATTCGGCGCTAACCGGGCTCACGCTCTCCAGTATTTTTGTCGTCTACACCTACTCCTCGATCGCCAGCACCTTTGTGGTCACCGGCGGGATGTTTGGCGTGATGAGCCTGTGGGGTTACACCACGAAGCGCGATCTGAGCGGCTGGGGAAACATGCTGTTTATGGCGCTGATCGGTATCATCCTGGCCTCACTGGTGAACTTCTGGCTGAAGAGTGAAGCGCTAATGTGGGCGGTGACCTATATCGGCGTGGTGGTGTTTGTCGGGCTGACCGCCTATGACACCCAGAAACTGAAGAACATCGGCGAGCAGATCGATGTGCGTGACAGTTCTAACCTGCGTAAATACTCGATTCTCGGCGCGCTTACGCTGTATCTGGACTTCATTAACCTGTTCCTGATGCTGCTGCGTATTTTAGGCAATCGCCGCTGA
- a CDS encoding lysylphosphatidylglycerol synthase domain-containing protein: MAKSHPRWRLAKKILTWLFFIAVIVLLVVYASKVNWEEVWNVIRDYNRVALLSAVGLVILSYLLYGCYDLLGRAYCGHKLAKRQVMLVSFICYAFNLTLSTWVGGIGMRYRLYSRLGLPGGTITRIFSLSITTNWLGYILLGGIIFTFGVVQLPAHWYIDEGTLRILGGVLLLIIAIYLWFCAFAKHRHMTIKGQKLVLPSWKFALAQMAISSTNWMVMGAIIWLLLGQQVNYFFVLGVLLVSSIAGVIVHIPAGIGVLEAVFIALLAGEHASQGTIIAALIAYRMLYYFVPLLLALLSYLLLESRAKKLRAKNEKAMAK; this comes from the coding sequence ATGGCAAAATCACATCCGCGCTGGCGGCTGGCAAAAAAGATCCTCACCTGGCTGTTTTTTATCGCCGTGATTGTGCTGCTGGTCGTCTACGCCAGCAAGGTCAACTGGGAGGAGGTGTGGAACGTCATTCGCGATTACAACCGGGTTGCGTTGCTGAGCGCCGTCGGGCTGGTGATCCTCAGCTATCTGCTCTATGGCTGCTATGACCTGCTGGGCCGCGCCTATTGTGGTCACAAGCTGGCAAAGCGGCAGGTGATGCTGGTGTCGTTTATCTGCTATGCCTTTAACCTGACGCTCAGTACCTGGGTCGGCGGCATTGGTATGCGCTACCGACTCTATTCCCGCCTCGGCCTGCCGGGTGGCACCATCACCCGTATCTTCTCTCTAAGCATCACCACCAACTGGCTGGGCTACATTCTGCTTGGCGGGATCATCTTCACCTTTGGCGTGGTGCAACTGCCGGCCCACTGGTATATCGACGAGGGCACGCTGCGCATTCTGGGCGGGGTGCTGCTGTTAATCATCGCTATTTATCTGTGGTTCTGCGCCTTCGCAAAGCATCGTCATATGACGATCAAAGGGCAAAAACTGGTGCTACCGTCGTGGAAATTTGCGCTGGCCCAGATGGCTATCTCCAGCACAAACTGGATGGTGATGGGGGCGATCATCTGGCTGCTGCTGGGCCAGCAGGTAAACTATTTCTTCGTGCTGGGCGTGCTGCTGGTCAGCAGTATCGCGGGGGTGATTGTCCACATTCCTGCGGGAATTGGCGTCCTGGAAGCGGTCTTTATCGCGCTGCTGGCGGGGGAACACGCGTCGCAAGGCACGATTATTGCCGCCCTGATCGCCTATCGCATGCTGTATTACTTTGTCCCGCTTTTGCTGGCGCTATTGAGCTATCTGCTGCTGGAGAGTCGAGCGAAGAAGCTGCGGGCAAAGAACGAGAAGGCGATGGCGAAGTAA
- the clsB gene encoding cardiolipin synthase ClsB produces MKCGWREGNQIQLLENGDQYYPAVFAAIADAQQKIILETFIWFEDEVGKQLHAALLAAAKRGVKAEVLLDGYGSPDLSDTFVGELTSAGVVFRYYDPRPRIFGMRTNVFRRMHRKIVVIDDRVAFVGGINYSDEHMSDYGPEAKQDYAVRVEGPVVADILQFEVENLPGQSAVRRWWRRHHRAEENRQPGEAQALFVWRDNDEHRDDIERHYLKMLTQARREVIIANAYFFPGYRLLHAMRKAARRGVRVKLVVQGEPDMPIVKVGARLLYNYLVKGDVQVYEYRRKPLHGKVALMDDHWATVGSSNLDPLSLSLNLEANLIVHDRQFNQTLRDNLNAIITEDCKQVDESMLPRRTWWNLTKSVLAFHFLRHFPALVGWLPAHTPHLAQVDPPAQPEMETQDRVEVQNTGAKP; encoded by the coding sequence ATGAAATGTGGCTGGCGTGAAGGTAATCAGATCCAGTTACTGGAAAACGGCGATCAGTATTATCCCGCCGTGTTTGCGGCAATAGCCGATGCGCAGCAAAAAATTATTCTCGAAACCTTCATCTGGTTTGAAGATGAGGTAGGGAAACAGCTCCATGCGGCTCTGCTGGCCGCAGCAAAACGTGGCGTGAAGGCGGAAGTGCTGCTGGACGGCTACGGCTCGCCGGATCTAAGTGATACGTTCGTCGGCGAACTGACCTCAGCAGGTGTGGTGTTTCGTTATTACGATCCGCGTCCCCGAATTTTTGGTATGCGCACCAACGTCTTTCGCCGTATGCATCGCAAGATTGTGGTGATTGACGACCGGGTGGCGTTTGTCGGCGGGATTAACTATTCCGACGAACATATGTCCGACTACGGCCCGGAAGCCAAGCAGGATTATGCAGTGCGTGTGGAAGGACCTGTCGTCGCCGATATTCTGCAGTTTGAGGTGGAAAATCTCCCCGGACAGAGCGCGGTGCGCCGCTGGTGGCGTCGTCATCACCGTGCGGAAGAGAACCGCCAGCCCGGCGAGGCGCAGGCGCTGTTCGTCTGGCGCGATAACGACGAGCACCGCGACGATATCGAACGTCACTACCTGAAAATGCTCACCCAGGCACGGCGGGAGGTGATTATCGCCAACGCCTACTTCTTTCCTGGCTACCGGTTACTGCACGCCATGCGCAAAGCCGCCCGCCGCGGCGTGCGCGTCAAACTGGTCGTGCAGGGGGAGCCGGATATGCCGATTGTGAAAGTCGGAGCCCGCCTGTTGTACAACTATCTGGTGAAAGGCGATGTCCAGGTTTACGAATACCGCCGTAAGCCACTGCATGGCAAAGTGGCGCTGATGGATGACCACTGGGCGACGGTCGGCTCCAGCAATCTCGACCCGCTCAGCCTGTCGCTTAATCTGGAAGCCAACCTGATCGTTCACGATCGCCAGTTCAACCAGACGCTGCGCGACAACCTCAACGCGATCATTACCGAAGACTGTAAGCAGGTTGATGAGTCGATGCTGCCGAGACGCACCTGGTGGAACCTGACCAAAAGCGTGCTGGCGTTCCACTTCTTACGTCACTTCCCGGCGCTGGTCGGCTGGCTTCCGGCACATACTCCCCATCTGGCGCAGGTGGATCCGCCAGCCCAGCCCGAAATGGAAACGCAGGATCGGGTGGAGGTACAGAACACAGGAGCCAAACCCTGA